A single Salminus brasiliensis chromosome 20, fSalBra1.hap2, whole genome shotgun sequence DNA region contains:
- the nf2a gene encoding NF2, moesin-ezrin-radixin like (MERLIN) tumor suppressor a produces the protein MASALASKMGLNSLRRRQARNYSVKIVTVDADLEFSCEFKWKGKDLFELVCRTLGLRETWFFGLQYNVKDTVAWLKMEKKVLDQEVPKEEPIVLHFLAKFYPENAEEELVQDVTQHLFFLQVKKKILEEEVYCPPEASVLLASYAVQAKYGDYDPNVHKPGFLAQEELLPKRVINLYQMTADMWEERITVCYAEHRGRTRDEAEMEYLKIAQDLEMYGVNYFFIRNKKGTDLLLGVDALGLHIYDPDNKLTPKISFPWNEIRNISYSDKEFAIKPLDKKADVFKFNSSKLRVNKLILQLCIGNHDLFMRRRRVDSLEVQQMKAQAREEKARKQMERQRLEREKHLREEAERARDELERRLIQLQDEAHMANEALLRSEETADLLAEKAQIAEEEAKLLAQKAAEAEQEIQRIKVTAIRSEEEKRLIEQKMLETEMLALKMAEESERRAKEADQLKQDLQEARESERRAKHKLLEITSKSPYSATPLSPSTLPPDLSFSTENLSFDFKDTDMKRLSMEIEKEKVEYMEKSKHLQEQLNELKTEIESLKLKERETPLDILHNENTERGTSKQSNFKKLTLQSTKSRVAFFEEL, from the exons TTCAAATGGAAAGGAAAGGACCTGTTTGAGCTGGTGTGCAGAACCCTAGGACTCAGAGAAACCTGGTTCTTCGGCCTCCAGTACAACGTTAAGGATACTGTGGCATGGCTCAAGATGGAGAAGAAG GTTCTGGACCAGGAAGTTCCTAAAGAGGAGCCCATTGTGTTGCACTTCCTGGCCAAGTTTTACCCCGAAAACGCAGAGGAGGAGTTGGTTCAGGACGTCACCCAGCACCTCTTCTTCCTGCAG GTCAAAAAGAAGATCCTGGAAGAGGAGGTCTACTGTCCTCCCGAGGCCTCAGTGCTGCTGGCCTCGTACGCCGTCCAGGCCAAG TATGGTGACTATGACCCCAATGTCCACAAACCAGGCTTCCTGGCCCAGGAGGAGCTTTTACCAAAGCGG GTGATTAATCTGTACCAGATGACCGCTGACATGTGGGAGGAGCGGATCACTGTCTGCTATGCTGAGCACAGAGGCAGGACCAG AGACGAGGCTGAGATGGAGTATTTAAAAATAGCCCAGGATCTGGAGATGTATGGGGTCAATTACTTCTTCATTAGG AATAAGAAGGGAACGGATCTGCTGCTGGGTGTTGATGCCCTGGGCCTGCACATTTATGACCCGGACAACAAACTTACACCCAAAATCTCCTTCCCCTGGAATGAGATCCGGAACATCTCCTACAGCGACAAAgag TTTGCAATAAAGCCCCTGGATAAGAAGGCAGATGTCTTCAAATTCAACTCTTCCAAACTGCGGGTTAATAAGTTG ATTCTGCAGCTGTGCATTGGAAACCATGACCTGTTCATGAGACGACGCAGAGTGGACTCTCTGGAAGTCCAGCAGATGAAGGCACAGGCAAGAGAGGAGAAGGCCCGCAAGCAG ATGGAGAGGCAGAGGCTGGAGAGGGAGAAGCATTTGCGAGAGGAGGCCGAGAGGGCTCGTGATGAGCTGGAGCGGAGGCTCATTCAGTTGCAGGATGAAGCTCATATGGCCAACGAAGCTCTG CTGCGATCTGAGGAGACGGCTGATCTTTTAGCAGAGAAAGCCCAGATAGCCGAGGAGGAGGCCAAACTCCTGGCTCAGAAAGCAGCTGAGGCTGAGCAGGAGATCCAGCGGATTAAG GTGACGGCGATTCGCagtgaggaggagaagagactTATCGAGCAGAAGATGCTGGAGACTGAGATGCTTGCACTCAAAATGGCTGAAGAATCAGAGAGAAG AGCCAAAGAAGCAGATCAGCTGAAGCAGGATCTGCAGGAGGCCCGGGAATCGGAGCGCAGAGCCAAACACAAGCTGTTGGAGATCACCAGCAAATCGCCCTACTCG gccacTCCACTCTCCCCGAGCACTCTTCCTCCTGACCTCAGCTTCAGCACAGAGAACCTGAGCTTTGACTTCAAAGACACGGACATGAAACGCCTGTCTATGGAGATTGAGAAGGAGAA ggTGGAGTACATGGAGAAGAGCAAGCACCTCCAAGAACAGCTGAACGAGTTGAAGACTGAGATCGAGTCTCTGAAGCTGAAGGAGCGAGAGACTCCTCTGGACATCCTGCATAACGAGAACACAGAGAGAGGAACCAGCAAGCAGAGCAACTTCAAAAAG